One genomic region from Streptomyces sp. NBC_00457 encodes:
- a CDS encoding PP2C family protein-serine/threonine phosphatase, with amino-acid sequence MNRIKAGVPRRAGRRVLAIGLPTVWGAIAITYKMACPLAQQNGLGARIVTSAVFFAVGTGLVVHVRQALLRELRQVRRVAGAAQSVLLRQLPPRIDGLHVAAAQLSAERGAVIGGDLYEVIATEHGVRAVMGDVRGHGLAAIGTVAAVLGSFREAVHDEPDLGGVLRRLERALARHLRERARAAPDSPVAEEFITVLLLEIGPDGETHALNCGHPWPYRLTGTHVEPLTHADPLPPLGPFPLPPDLPAVPCGQLKPEEALFLYTDGAEDARDAHGRFFPLPTVLTEALSDGVNTPQPLLGTVFTQLLRHTAGRLTDDVALLVLQNDRTRVECSAPSGARGTARPAPTHRLPTNNLH; translated from the coding sequence ATGAACCGCATCAAGGCTGGGGTTCCCCGCAGGGCGGGGCGCCGGGTGCTCGCAATCGGGCTGCCGACGGTGTGGGGTGCCATAGCGATCACGTACAAGATGGCCTGTCCGCTCGCCCAGCAGAACGGGCTCGGGGCGCGCATCGTCACCAGCGCCGTCTTCTTCGCCGTGGGCACGGGGCTGGTCGTCCATGTCCGGCAGGCGCTGCTGCGTGAGCTGCGGCAGGTGCGCCGGGTCGCGGGCGCCGCCCAGAGTGTGCTGCTACGGCAGTTGCCGCCCCGTATCGACGGGCTGCATGTCGCCGCCGCCCAACTGTCCGCGGAGCGCGGCGCGGTCATCGGCGGCGACCTGTACGAGGTCATCGCCACCGAGCACGGCGTACGGGCCGTGATGGGCGACGTACGCGGACACGGTCTCGCCGCCATCGGCACCGTCGCCGCCGTCCTCGGCAGCTTCCGTGAGGCCGTGCACGACGAGCCCGACCTCGGTGGTGTGCTGCGCAGGCTGGAGCGGGCCCTGGCCCGGCATCTGCGCGAGCGCGCCCGCGCCGCCCCCGACAGCCCGGTGGCCGAGGAGTTCATCACGGTGCTGCTGCTGGAGATCGGTCCGGACGGCGAGACGCACGCCCTCAACTGCGGCCACCCCTGGCCGTACCGCCTCACCGGCACCCACGTGGAACCCCTCACCCACGCCGACCCCCTGCCCCCGCTGGGCCCTTTCCCACTCCCACCCGACCTGCCCGCCGTACCCTGCGGCCAACTGAAGCCCGAAGAGGCGCTGTTCCTCTACACCGACGGCGCCGAGGACGCCCGAGACGCCCATGGCCGGTTCTTCCCACTGCCGACCGTACTCACAGAGGCCCTGAGCGACGGCGTGAACACCCCCCAGCCCCTCCTCGGCACAGTCTTCACCCAACTCCTGCGCCACACGGCAGGAAGACTGACGGACGACGTGGCATTGCTGGTCCTACAGAACGACCGAACTCGGGTTGAGTGCAGCGCCCCGTCAGGGGCGCGGGGAAC